TCTCCTCCACGCGTGAGTAGTCGTCGGGCTCGTCCAGGTTGGGCCGGTAGCGGGTGACCACGCCGAGGATCGGCGCTCCCTCGGGCTTGGTCGCCGCAGGAAGATCCAGCGAGCAGACCATGTCCGGTGCGACCTTGATGTCCAGGTCCGCGGAGATGTTCGCCAGGGTCCAGTCGGCGGTCGGCCGGTCGCGCACGCCTATGAACTTCACGTTCGGGTGCTCGAGGAACCTCTTGTGCTTCTCGATGATGTGGGGCTTGATCTCGGTGTTGCGGTAGATCGGCACCCCGATGCCGACCACGAAGACGGGCTTGGCCAGCATCTTGTGGTTGAAGTAGCGGGGGTCGGCCTGCCACGGCTGCAGGATGTCCCCGCCGCCGATGAGAATGGCGTCCACCTCGTCGACGATCTCGGGCAGCGGCCGGTCGTAGTAGGGCTTGGTCATGTTGTCGGCGAGCACCCGCAGCTCGAACTCCTCGCCGAAGTACTGCTCATAGACCGACAGGAAGAGCTCGTCACCGTAGTTGCCGGCCCCGAAGAACCCGGCCAGCCCGATGACCGGCTTGCGGCCACGGCGCCGGCGGCGGGCCACCGCGGTCTTGATCTGCTCCTTGAGCGGGTCGGGCAGCCGGCGGGCCGCCGACCGGACGACCGGGTGGTGACGCAACGAGGACAGACGCATCGAGGACAACGGAAAGGCTCCTGAGGATCGCGGGAACAGGACGCCGCAGCGCGGCGAACCGCGCGAGCGTAGCCAGGCAGGATGGGCGCCGATGTCGGTCGGCCGAACCCCAGATGAACGCTCGGTGGCCGCAGGGCTCGACTCCTCAATGCTCGACTCCTCAGGCCCACGAAGCCAGCCAGTGCGGCGCCCACGGCCGCTCGGCAGCACCGACCAGCCTCGACAGGAGCGAGAGGTCCACGGTGTCGTCGGCGACGACCATGGCCCGGTAGTCGGCGTCGAGGTGCTTCGACCTGAGATAGAAGTCGGGTTTCACATACGTGTCGGGAAAGAGCTCGACGACCCGCGTGCCGGGTCGGCAGAAGACGAGGTTGGTCAACCCGGCTCCGTGGGGCGCGACGACGATGTCGACGGCACCGAAGACCCGGGCCTGCTCGGCGACGCTCAGCTCCTCGGCGTAGACGATCGCGAAACCGAGGCCGGCCATCATCTCCTCGACCGCGGCCTCGTTGGCGAACGAGCGCACCGACCGGGCGCGCGAGAGGTAGACGCGGCGCCACCGGCGGTCGACCTCGCCCGCTCCCAGCCCGGCGAAGAAGTCGTAGACCCAGCGCGCCCACAGGTAGGGCGGCGGGTCGGGCCAG
The sequence above is drawn from the Nocardioides albertanoniae genome and encodes:
- a CDS encoding polysaccharide pyruvyl transferase family protein, giving the protein MRLSSLRHHPVVRSAARRLPDPLKEQIKTAVARRRRRGRKPVIGLAGFFGAGNYGDELFLSVYEQYFGEEFELRVLADNMTKPYYDRPLPEIVDEVDAILIGGGDILQPWQADPRYFNHKMLAKPVFVVGIGVPIYRNTEIKPHIIEKHKRFLEHPNVKFIGVRDRPTADWTLANISADLDIKVAPDMVCSLDLPAATKPEGAPILGVVTRYRPNLDEPDDYSRVEEMAGKAIAEGWRVRHLILGTMDVGRRDMANADDLDIPGKEVVYTEDLDELTRAIGECTALASMKFHGSVVATMYGVPSIVMIPTNKNRNFMKRIGLDANVSDFAAADLAERFADRIVPDPEAVAGLRTAADAHLRELRTGVKQTLGL